In the Rubripirellula tenax genome, one interval contains:
- a CDS encoding tetratricopeptide repeat-containing sulfotransferase family protein: MLATSVIHPDHLDRLFVRACGLMDPSLSGTPADRLREARRRSRVDHTDAVANAVVAVWDLIEKRPKESLNYLLRFLGDADCIGIVLQVAGYACVLQDDLDQAALLLNRTVKLEPRAAECWTVLGRIASANRQPELAMERHQRAIAVSNATCASVLDLTHVFVRHRRLDDAIHTLRVALMRDRNNPQINRTLARLLRRRSIVLGRKNMRVAKQRIVRERLRCLQTANRAAPRSDSYIRQGRLEGQLEQFDRARQSYGHAVRLDPQSSFALTHLANANVDSGNISQAIEQFESAIDMDPHHAATHFRYTRTRKFKAEPKTSDYVTMLESRLKEPELPLRDRVHLEFALGKIFDDLGEYDRAWKHFDTANRLKPGHQRSLDSAESPKPRPASDRAPLKRIAEASISFFTPEFYRANANVGIRRDSVRPIFVVGMPRSGTTLTEQILTSHPAIAGAGELKTINNIRRTIENESNDARGIAHGPVSNYPKCLWDTDQYRIQRHANDYLDQLKTFGPNETFVTDKMPTNFMHLGLIALLFPNAIVIHCQRDPMDVLVSCYCQNLNPPFCDLESLSLYYRRYRQMMAHFEEALPIRIHNITYEETVADCERVARGMIDHCGLPWDPACIDFHENERSVHTPSKWQVRQPMYATSVQKWRRFEHHLQPILDSLHQPPLDI; the protein is encoded by the coding sequence ATGCTTGCGACTTCTGTTATTCATCCAGACCACCTGGATCGGCTATTCGTCCGCGCATGCGGTTTGATGGATCCGAGTCTGTCGGGAACTCCAGCCGACCGTCTTCGTGAAGCACGACGAAGATCTCGCGTCGATCACACTGATGCCGTAGCGAACGCGGTCGTTGCCGTTTGGGATTTGATCGAAAAACGGCCGAAGGAATCGCTCAACTACCTCCTGCGATTCTTGGGCGACGCGGATTGCATCGGAATCGTCCTTCAAGTCGCGGGCTATGCCTGCGTCCTTCAAGACGATTTGGATCAAGCAGCACTGCTTCTCAATCGTACCGTCAAGCTAGAACCACGCGCTGCCGAGTGCTGGACCGTACTAGGCCGAATTGCCAGTGCGAATCGTCAACCGGAGCTCGCGATGGAGCGCCATCAGCGAGCCATCGCCGTCAGCAATGCGACCTGTGCATCGGTGCTCGACCTGACGCATGTTTTTGTGCGTCACCGCCGCCTCGATGATGCGATTCACACGCTACGTGTTGCGTTGATGCGCGATCGCAACAATCCCCAAATCAATCGCACACTCGCGCGACTGTTGAGGCGTCGCAGCATCGTCCTTGGACGGAAGAATATGCGAGTCGCGAAGCAACGCATCGTTCGAGAACGCCTGCGTTGCCTGCAAACAGCCAATCGTGCCGCTCCGCGATCCGATAGCTACATCCGACAGGGAAGACTCGAAGGCCAACTCGAGCAATTCGACCGGGCGCGTCAATCGTACGGACATGCCGTTCGACTTGATCCTCAGTCGTCTTTTGCTCTAACGCATCTTGCCAATGCGAACGTCGACAGCGGGAACATTTCCCAAGCCATCGAACAATTCGAATCCGCAATCGACATGGATCCCCATCACGCGGCAACCCACTTTCGGTACACTCGAACTCGAAAGTTCAAAGCCGAACCGAAGACCAGCGACTACGTGACAATGTTAGAGTCTCGGCTGAAGGAACCAGAGCTTCCACTTCGCGACCGCGTCCATCTGGAATTTGCTCTCGGAAAAATCTTCGACGATCTCGGCGAGTACGATCGCGCGTGGAAGCATTTTGACACGGCAAACCGGTTAAAACCCGGACATCAGCGATCACTTGACTCGGCCGAGTCACCCAAACCACGACCGGCATCCGACCGCGCACCGCTAAAGCGTATTGCCGAGGCTTCGATCAGTTTCTTCACTCCCGAATTCTATCGAGCCAATGCGAATGTCGGCATTCGACGTGATTCGGTGAGACCGATCTTCGTCGTGGGGATGCCGAGATCGGGAACAACCCTGACTGAGCAAATTCTTACCAGCCATCCGGCGATCGCGGGCGCGGGTGAACTCAAGACGATCAACAATATTCGACGAACCATCGAAAACGAATCAAATGACGCGCGCGGCATCGCCCACGGCCCCGTTTCAAATTACCCCAAGTGTTTGTGGGATACTGACCAATATCGCATTCAACGGCATGCCAATGACTATCTCGACCAACTGAAGACATTTGGACCGAACGAAACCTTTGTCACCGACAAGATGCCGACCAATTTCATGCACCTCGGCTTGATCGCGTTGCTGTTCCCAAACGCAATCGTGATTCACTGTCAACGCGATCCGATGGACGTGTTGGTTTCTTGCTACTGTCAAAACCTGAATCCGCCCTTTTGCGATCTTGAATCGCTTTCTCTTTACTATCGACGCTATCGGCAAATGATGGCCCACTTCGAGGAAGCGCTGCCGATTCGAATCCATAACATCACTTACGAAGAGACCGTCGCCGATTGTGAACGCGTCGCTCGTGGAATGATCGATCATTGCGGGTTGCCGTGGGACCCTGCTTGCATTGATTTTCATGAAAACGAGCGTTCGGTCCACACGCCAAGCAAGTGGCAAGTTCGACAACCGATGTATGCGACTTCCGTTCAAAAGTGGCGTCGATTCGAACATCATCTGCAACCAATCTTAGATTCGCTGCATCAACCTCCACTCGACATCTAG
- a CDS encoding serine/threonine-protein kinase has translation MTFAKPHLAPHMQVDPTRIATLDDSTEHIIDLFETAWTEGRRLDIAELVDQHGVRHHIDLLTELIRIDVERRNADALSFTIDEYVEAFPGLLDHATALSDICFEDFRSRLRFERTFDLERWNTIPQISKQSWFRTLAHHDPKTRGTTDQHGDETGPDPLLEIELGRIGFQLVKKIGSGAFSEVFLATQNELAGRFVVLKLVDRVFAEPQTLAVLQHTNIVPIYSCHKVAKRTAICMPYAGSLTLLDLFDASGPFGDLRSGQSLVTTVRARVAETHVGSIAGTSTIPCDESKSSIDRSQSPAADEPTVLSPLDRLCLLDQNELTGWVFERLTAALMHSHARGIMHGDIKPANILIRNDGEPALLDFNLGQDLQRDNSNRVGGTLPYMAPEVMGGLMGQTFTAGPASDIYAVGVVMYQFATQRLPFPSPSSVAAVDLEPAIESRRHAVEWTENDSVSPGIRSIIERCLAFDRSERYAGVEELHCDLDCQTRSLPLEHCPERWIDRARKWLRRNPRSTSAVTFGTAFLLLLIPLTFAAIQSRRSSLEAKTLQRFSEFVDASTPVLASMVANPVKRSDSEIADAMKPLRDFGFVPPSQLSPADWNRLPANRVDGFRNALLRHVGQVAIFESDRLAAAKKSKSLVASEFSRLDQLIEVAQRLVDDEPSSFIHNIQRQRARLADETLPANESRTIASESSSESDTEIYLDAIRLMKKERWTEAGHKLDRLSGKDSIPPELRWTGLGRSQYHAHQYDQAAASFTKSIERAPDSSRLRLLRGLCYLHLSRGDRAEAEFDAALDLDATNWQAETNRGLIRLSRDRIDEAIADFTNAMTHSPNRVHLLLLRSRAYRLQGDSVAADRDLVAVMNEKDLTAPSLLSRARAMESTNPSAALADLKAAEALDPNSADVLISIAELLTRKLNRDADAIPYLDRLIRNQPDNERGVSDRAVLLARLGRFNEADRDVREAIKPPNSARALYQLACASALMQERTFHIRSLSFLAQALQAGYDADRLDSDPDLEAIREMPGFQAIARTYQLGKLAKPARSSPRNRPDGIDSSNISTLVAD, from the coding sequence ATGACATTTGCAAAACCTCATCTTGCGCCGCACATGCAGGTCGACCCTACACGGATCGCCACACTTGATGACTCGACCGAACATATCATTGATCTCTTTGAAACCGCCTGGACCGAAGGCCGACGCTTAGACATTGCCGAACTCGTCGATCAACACGGCGTGCGTCATCACATCGATTTGCTAACCGAACTGATTCGAATCGACGTCGAACGACGAAATGCTGATGCCTTATCGTTCACGATTGACGAGTACGTCGAAGCCTTTCCTGGACTTCTTGATCACGCAACTGCTCTTTCAGATATCTGCTTTGAGGACTTTCGATCGCGACTTCGATTCGAACGAACATTTGATCTTGAACGCTGGAATACGATTCCACAAATTTCAAAGCAATCATGGTTTCGCACGCTGGCACATCATGATCCGAAAACACGCGGGACAACCGATCAGCACGGCGACGAAACGGGCCCCGATCCATTGCTCGAAATCGAGCTGGGCCGCATCGGCTTTCAGTTGGTCAAAAAAATCGGCAGTGGTGCTTTCAGCGAAGTCTTTCTGGCGACGCAAAACGAGTTGGCCGGTCGTTTTGTCGTTTTGAAACTGGTTGACCGAGTGTTTGCCGAACCACAAACACTCGCAGTTTTGCAGCACACAAATATCGTTCCGATCTATTCCTGCCATAAAGTCGCAAAACGAACCGCGATCTGTATGCCTTATGCAGGAAGCCTGACGTTGCTAGACCTGTTTGACGCGTCAGGACCATTCGGCGATCTGCGAAGCGGTCAATCGCTGGTGACGACGGTTCGCGCTCGGGTCGCAGAGACTCATGTCGGATCAATCGCTGGCACTTCGACGATTCCGTGCGACGAATCCAAATCGTCGATCGACCGCAGTCAATCCCCTGCCGCCGATGAACCCACCGTACTGAGTCCGCTGGATCGACTTTGCCTGCTCGATCAAAACGAATTGACGGGTTGGGTTTTTGAACGATTGACGGCTGCTCTGATGCACTCTCACGCGCGAGGCATCATGCACGGCGACATAAAACCCGCCAACATTTTGATTCGAAATGACGGTGAGCCAGCCCTGCTGGATTTCAATTTGGGACAAGACCTGCAGCGCGACAACTCCAACCGTGTGGGCGGAACGTTGCCGTACATGGCACCCGAAGTGATGGGCGGTTTGATGGGGCAAACGTTCACGGCTGGACCCGCGTCGGACATCTATGCCGTCGGCGTTGTGATGTACCAATTCGCGACGCAACGATTGCCGTTTCCGTCGCCATCATCCGTTGCGGCGGTGGACTTAGAACCCGCGATCGAAAGCAGGCGACACGCTGTCGAGTGGACGGAAAACGATTCCGTATCTCCGGGCATCCGTTCCATCATCGAAAGGTGCCTTGCCTTTGATCGAAGCGAGCGATATGCGGGCGTCGAAGAACTCCACTGCGATCTGGATTGCCAGACACGGTCATTGCCGTTGGAACATTGCCCCGAGCGATGGATCGATCGAGCGAGAAAGTGGCTTCGTCGCAATCCCCGTTCGACTTCGGCCGTCACCTTTGGAACTGCATTTCTTCTGCTGCTGATTCCGTTGACGTTCGCTGCCATCCAATCGCGTCGAAGTTCGCTCGAAGCCAAGACACTCCAGCGTTTCAGTGAGTTCGTCGACGCATCGACTCCCGTTCTGGCGTCCATGGTTGCGAACCCGGTCAAGCGAAGTGATTCCGAGATCGCAGATGCCATGAAACCTCTACGAGACTTTGGTTTCGTGCCCCCGTCGCAACTGAGTCCCGCTGACTGGAATCGCTTGCCGGCAAACCGAGTTGATGGCTTTCGCAATGCGCTGCTCCGCCATGTCGGTCAGGTCGCGATCTTTGAGTCGGATCGACTCGCAGCGGCAAAGAAATCGAAATCGCTGGTTGCATCCGAGTTTTCTCGCCTGGACCAATTGATCGAAGTCGCCCAGCGGTTGGTCGACGATGAACCGTCATCGTTCATTCACAATATTCAACGGCAACGGGCACGGTTGGCCGACGAAACCTTACCTGCGAATGAGTCTCGCACGATAGCATCCGAATCATCAAGCGAATCGGACACCGAGATCTATCTGGACGCGATTCGTTTGATGAAAAAGGAAAGATGGACCGAAGCCGGCCACAAACTTGACCGTCTTTCCGGCAAAGACTCGATCCCTCCGGAACTTCGATGGACGGGACTCGGTCGATCTCAGTATCACGCCCACCAATACGATCAGGCTGCTGCATCATTCACAAAGTCAATCGAACGAGCACCCGATTCATCGCGGCTAAGACTGCTGCGAGGACTCTGCTATTTGCATTTGTCGCGTGGTGATCGCGCGGAAGCAGAATTTGACGCTGCACTCGACCTGGACGCTACCAATTGGCAAGCAGAAACCAATCGCGGCCTGATTCGTTTGAGTCGTGATCGAATCGACGAAGCAATCGCAGACTTCACCAACGCAATGACGCATTCGCCCAATCGTGTCCACTTGCTGTTGCTTCGCAGCCGCGCATACCGCTTGCAAGGCGACTCGGTCGCGGCGGATCGAGATCTCGTGGCCGTCATGAACGAGAAAGACCTTACCGCGCCGTCTTTGCTGTCGCGTGCTCGGGCGATGGAAAGCACCAACCCGAGCGCCGCACTGGCAGACCTGAAGGCCGCGGAGGCTCTAGATCCGAATTCCGCGGATGTGCTGATCAGTATCGCTGAATTGCTGACCCGGAAACTGAATCGAGATGCGGATGCGATTCCGTATCTGGATCGGCTGATTCGGAACCAACCCGACAACGAGCGAGGTGTTTCCGACCGCGCCGTTTTGCTTGCTCGATTGGGGCGATTCAACGAAGCCGATCGCGACGTTCGCGAAGCGATCAAACCACCCAATTCCGCCCGCGCCCTTTATCAACTCGCCTGCGCGTCCGCGTTGATGCAAGAACGAACGTTCCACATTCGATCGCTCAGCTTTTTGGCGCAAGCCCTTCAAGCGGGCTACGACGCCGACCGACTGGACAGCGATCCCGATCTCGAAGCGATTCGCGAGATGCCTGGATTCCAAGCAATCGCTCGAACCTACCAACTCGGCAAGTTGGCCAAGCCAGCAAGGTCGAGTCCACGCAATCGGCCTGACGGCATCGATTCATCGAACATTTCAACGCTCGTCGCCGACTGA
- a CDS encoding matrixin family metalloprotease — MPRPKRLRRPHAANFETLESRTLLAAFGTPWPEPRDLTISFPADGVAIGNRVNDLAETLDQAGDTQQWQELILRAYQTWAIHADINIGLRNDFDVAFGSHGMTNNDPRFGEFRIGAFPQQGLLASSLPFQSVAGTYSGDLLLNSNQNFKLHDWNDDTGPDTTQWDPLDRDLFSVLLHESGNTLGVDDNLTEWSVMFGQYTVPKGLLSPEDISEIQSLYGLRSDPYEALSNDDVQMATLLPQPINFAPATDVVRTRASIVSATDIDHYKFVPATGQDSVTIKVKSAGISLLRSRLEVIDAAGEVLQSSAAASVFDNDHSITLTGINGSAEIMVRVLADDTDDVYSVGDYVLELDYRSAADQQLDHVPGDYASGADALFTGFDLADPEDVRQTIASADTVSSTIASTDRFEVISSVASAADADVWKIVAPDSARQSLQVSVSGVGQAHPEIMVRVIDSTGQQVGSSARLRNDGSWTVEVTSPTVGAEYFVRISIDPSSAVHVGNYVAVAEFITPSQQMNELVSGDASSEMDEFYRWTAGKSKLYRFDLSASDGSSTEGIRMRIYDAETSELRMVIGVQNDITRSGLAWLDQGDYLIRITAFEANDAPVDAIHFTLTCDGLSDDQDDDPYDPDTDPYYDAYYYEYNPAYYYYYYSTYEYYYNWDEYYEYDGDPDYQYYYTGEYP, encoded by the coding sequence ATGCCCCGTCCGAAACGACTTCGCCGTCCCCACGCAGCCAATTTTGAGACACTCGAATCACGCACCTTGCTTGCTGCATTTGGAACGCCATGGCCAGAACCTCGTGACCTGACCATCAGCTTTCCCGCCGATGGCGTCGCAATCGGGAATCGCGTCAACGACTTAGCAGAAACGCTGGACCAAGCGGGCGACACCCAGCAATGGCAAGAGTTGATTCTCAGGGCATATCAGACTTGGGCGATTCACGCAGACATCAACATCGGACTTCGAAACGACTTCGATGTTGCGTTTGGTTCGCACGGCATGACCAATAACGATCCTCGATTTGGAGAGTTTCGGATCGGCGCGTTTCCTCAACAGGGTCTGCTTGCCAGCTCACTTCCGTTTCAATCGGTGGCTGGTACTTACTCCGGCGACTTGCTGCTCAATTCGAATCAGAACTTCAAGCTGCATGACTGGAATGACGACACCGGTCCTGATACGACGCAGTGGGATCCGTTGGATCGCGACCTGTTCAGCGTCCTTTTGCATGAATCGGGAAACACGTTGGGTGTCGATGACAACCTGACCGAATGGTCCGTGATGTTCGGGCAATACACGGTTCCCAAAGGACTGTTAAGCCCCGAAGACATAAGCGAGATTCAAAGTCTGTACGGACTGCGTAGCGATCCGTATGAAGCGCTCAGCAACGACGACGTTCAGATGGCCACGCTGTTGCCTCAGCCGATCAACTTTGCACCGGCTACCGACGTCGTACGCACCCGCGCCAGCATTGTGTCGGCAACCGATATCGATCACTACAAATTCGTACCAGCGACCGGACAAGACAGTGTCACGATCAAAGTCAAATCCGCTGGCATCAGCCTGCTTCGTTCCCGACTGGAAGTCATCGACGCCGCCGGCGAAGTCTTGCAAAGCAGCGCGGCGGCGTCCGTTTTCGACAACGACCACTCCATCACCCTGACCGGCATCAACGGGTCAGCGGAAATCATGGTTCGTGTCCTTGCCGACGACACTGACGACGTTTATTCGGTCGGCGACTATGTGCTGGAGCTTGACTATCGGTCGGCCGCCGATCAACAACTTGATCACGTTCCGGGCGACTATGCGTCCGGTGCCGACGCCTTGTTCACCGGATTCGATCTTGCGGATCCCGAAGACGTGCGCCAAACGATTGCTTCCGCAGACACGGTTTCTTCCACAATCGCATCGACGGATCGTTTCGAAGTCATCTCTTCGGTCGCATCGGCAGCCGACGCCGATGTTTGGAAAATTGTCGCGCCCGATAGTGCACGGCAGAGTCTGCAAGTCAGCGTTTCCGGTGTCGGCCAAGCGCACCCCGAGATAATGGTGCGCGTGATTGATTCGACGGGTCAACAAGTCGGTTCCTCGGCGAGACTGCGAAACGATGGGTCGTGGACTGTGGAAGTAACATCGCCAACCGTCGGAGCCGAGTACTTTGTCCGCATCAGTATCGACCCCAGTTCGGCCGTTCATGTCGGCAACTATGTCGCCGTCGCAGAGTTCATCACACCGTCCCAACAGATGAACGAACTCGTCTCGGGCGATGCTTCGTCCGAAATGGATGAGTTCTATCGCTGGACAGCAGGCAAATCCAAACTCTACCGATTTGATCTATCGGCCTCCGACGGATCGAGCACCGAAGGGATTCGCATGCGAATCTACGACGCCGAGACGAGCGAACTGCGTATGGTGATCGGCGTCCAAAATGACATAACCCGGTCGGGCCTCGCATGGCTCGATCAAGGTGACTATCTGATTCGCATTACCGCATTTGAAGCGAACGATGCTCCGGTCGACGCGATTCACTTCACGCTGACGTGCGACGGTCTTTCAGACGACCAAGACGACGATCCTTATGACCCGGATACCGATCCGTATTACGACGCGTACTACTACGAATACAATCCGGCGTACTACTACTATTACTATTCAACCTACGAGTACTACTACAACTGGGACGAGTACTACGAATACGACGGCGACCCCGATTATCAGTATTACTACACGGGCGAATACCCATAG
- a CDS encoding RNA polymerase sigma factor codes for MTTSGDKDSIRLAHSDRSLVRLVRDGDERAASELYDRYARRVFGLIDVKMGAKLRNNTMTEDIVQSVFKSIFRGVQAGDYDAPPGKTLWNLLAVIAASKLADKGNHHSAGRRDINRTVRLVDHSEELETDERSINLLSMTLQETLEKLSPINREILKLRIEGHSVSEISATTGRSHRTVERMLQKSRIQLANILLSED; via the coding sequence ATGACTACGTCCGGCGACAAAGACTCAATCAGACTCGCGCACTCTGACCGCTCGCTTGTACGACTGGTTCGCGATGGAGACGAGCGCGCAGCGAGTGAACTTTACGATCGCTACGCCCGGCGAGTCTTTGGCCTGATCGACGTTAAGATGGGCGCAAAGCTTCGCAACAATACGATGACCGAAGATATCGTCCAATCGGTCTTCAAGAGCATCTTTCGTGGTGTGCAAGCTGGCGACTACGACGCGCCGCCGGGCAAGACACTTTGGAACCTCCTTGCCGTGATCGCTGCAAGCAAACTCGCGGACAAAGGAAATCACCATTCGGCAGGCCGACGTGACATCAATCGTACCGTTCGACTTGTCGACCATTCCGAAGAATTGGAAACCGACGAGCGTTCGATCAATCTTCTGAGCATGACGCTGCAGGAGACACTGGAAAAGCTAAGCCCGATCAATCGCGAGATCCTAAAGCTACGGATCGAAGGTCACTCCGTCAGCGAAATCTCTGCGACCACAGGGCGGAGCCATCGAACCGTGGAACGGATGCTACAAAAGAGCCGGATCCAACTAGCAAACATTCTTCTCTCTGAAGACTAA